A single genomic interval of Selenobaculum gibii harbors:
- a CDS encoding cobaltochelatase subunit CobN encodes MKLAILLESHQMMSFLEAKQEMKEVEINLAIIDRLSDPVFRKEYLTYLAEQADLIFLIPSTHGVWEEVSMQLKIIGQNKPMLSTSHRPEFSIFTTVNEKFPTIVQAYLTIGGKENVKNALYFLLKEILGAKVQVNAPQAVAWQGIYVPQKAIVLENLEEYLTNPVLYQEERKTIGILFSRSMWLNHDTGIVDALIKEIHANGYNALPVFSVDRHDPKNGRQDNIAIIENYFMKNKRPVIDVCIDLQVLFLISRNRKEKIEEHPGYTLLQELNVPIFKGVIMNSQTEGEWRKNPFGIPTTSIVTSITMPECSGVIEPIVIGALKETTQADGDEIPSHVPILERIQFLCRRIKKWMVLRGKNNGEKKIVFILHNSVCHGVELTVGAATGLNALESLVRLMKKMKLAGYQVGSIPDSGEKLIELIMDRKAISDFRWTPVEEIVKKGGVWKSISVDEYLSWFNHFPKSVQKEMTETWGNPPGEEQEEVPPAMVYDQKILVTGVQFGNVLVCVQPKRGCAGARCDGKVCKILHNPLCPPTHQYVATYRCFEEMWGADAVVHVGTHGSLEFLPGKSIGLTESCYPELTLGTMPNFYLYNTDNPAEGAIAKRKSYATLIGHMQVMMQNVAPYGAMEKLAVLLNAYARLNHEQKCRADTLRQKILSLAIAEKYLAEEKNEKDEEQTICHLHQKIVRLKHRMCPKGMHTLGKMPEGKEKMEYIRMVLAYDGGAEGNLSRLIAEIIGLDYDELLEKPYSYSQAFAKTYDELLDAIAEYEKEFIAMFIIGNEHSELVARFILGEQIKSYEKISKLDCWQQRIKKMSLDIDASDEIQGILQGLTGGYLPTGPAGLIIRGRSNVLPTGRNFYSVDPTGIPTKAAWKIGQNLAEELILRYQKESGRYPENCAIVLWASDCMWSDGEVVAQILALLGVVPKWNESGKIQGFTVQAIDELKRPRIDVTLRISGVLRDAYPNIPEYLNEVIQTVARLPEPIHENFVRKHTLENLAEDTPESWEIAATRIFGGQENTYGTGINLAILASAWQNEQDLADVFLTWSAHLYGSNGSAKTSLQQLKNQLATVDLIYNKSSNDAHDLLGSASHFSYMGGLATTAKLLQKNREIKMYYGDTRNERKVRIASLDEEIAETVQTRLFNPQWMEGMKENGYKGAGEIAKRIANVYGWDATSGAVGDWIFDAIAQTYIMDKDMQAWFKEHNPWAMEDINRRMLEAVQRNLWKPENEVLEALKKSHLEVEGWMEESVGEIDGDFQGSAVNLYTPEDVPAWKARLLK; translated from the coding sequence ATGAAATTGGCAATTTTGCTGGAAAGTCATCAAATGATGTCTTTTTTGGAAGCAAAGCAAGAAATGAAAGAAGTGGAAATCAATTTAGCAATCATCGATCGACTATCAGATCCTGTATTTAGAAAAGAATATCTTACTTATTTGGCTGAACAAGCAGATTTAATTTTTTTGATTCCATCTACGCACGGCGTTTGGGAAGAAGTTTCAATGCAGTTAAAAATAATCGGACAGAATAAGCCAATGTTGTCGACATCACATCGCCCGGAATTTTCTATTTTTACTACAGTGAATGAAAAATTCCCAACGATAGTACAAGCTTACTTAACGATTGGCGGCAAAGAAAACGTAAAAAATGCATTGTATTTTTTATTAAAGGAAATATTGGGAGCTAAAGTGCAAGTAAATGCACCGCAAGCAGTTGCTTGGCAAGGCATTTATGTTCCGCAAAAAGCGATTGTGCTAGAAAATTTAGAAGAATATTTAACGAATCCTGTTCTTTATCAGGAAGAAAGAAAAACGATTGGAATTTTATTTAGCCGAAGTATGTGGCTAAATCATGATACTGGGATTGTAGATGCATTAATAAAAGAAATTCACGCGAATGGCTATAATGCTTTGCCGGTGTTTAGCGTTGATCGTCATGATCCTAAAAATGGGCGGCAAGATAATATTGCCATCATTGAAAATTACTTTATGAAAAATAAGCGCCCGGTGATTGATGTATGCATTGATTTACAAGTATTGTTTCTGATTTCTCGTAATCGCAAAGAAAAAATTGAAGAACATCCCGGCTATACGCTGTTACAAGAGCTGAATGTACCGATTTTTAAAGGTGTGATTATGAATAGCCAGACAGAAGGGGAATGGCGAAAAAATCCGTTTGGAATACCAACGACATCTATTGTGACTTCGATTACCATGCCAGAATGTAGCGGTGTAATTGAGCCCATCGTCATTGGCGCTTTAAAAGAGACTACACAGGCGGATGGGGATGAAATTCCATCACATGTGCCTATACTGGAACGCATTCAGTTTTTGTGTCGGAGAATTAAAAAGTGGATGGTGCTTCGCGGAAAAAATAATGGAGAAAAGAAAATCGTTTTTATCTTACATAATAGTGTTTGTCATGGTGTGGAACTCACTGTCGGAGCGGCAACCGGATTAAATGCATTGGAAAGTTTAGTCCGGTTGATGAAAAAAATGAAATTGGCTGGGTATCAGGTAGGCTCCATTCCTGATTCAGGAGAAAAATTGATTGAACTGATTATGGACCGTAAAGCAATCTCAGATTTTCGCTGGACGCCGGTAGAAGAGATTGTGAAAAAGGGTGGCGTATGGAAAAGTATCAGCGTTGATGAGTATCTTAGTTGGTTTAATCATTTCCCGAAATCAGTCCAGAAAGAGATGACGGAAACATGGGGAAATCCTCCGGGTGAAGAGCAGGAGGAAGTTCCGCCAGCGATGGTATATGATCAGAAGATTTTAGTTACAGGTGTTCAATTTGGCAATGTTTTAGTGTGTGTACAGCCAAAGCGTGGCTGTGCGGGGGCGAGATGTGATGGAAAGGTCTGCAAGATTTTACATAATCCACTTTGTCCACCAACGCATCAATATGTAGCAACGTATCGTTGTTTTGAAGAAATGTGGGGAGCTGACGCAGTTGTTCATGTAGGAACGCATGGAAGCTTGGAGTTCTTACCGGGAAAATCAATTGGTTTAACAGAAAGTTGTTATCCTGAACTTACTTTGGGAACGATGCCCAATTTTTATCTTTATAATACAGACAACCCTGCGGAGGGGGCAATTGCAAAGCGCAAAAGTTATGCAACGTTAATTGGACATATGCAAGTGATGATGCAAAATGTTGCGCCCTATGGTGCGATGGAAAAATTAGCGGTGTTACTTAATGCGTATGCACGATTAAATCATGAGCAAAAATGCCGAGCTGATACGCTCAGACAAAAGATTCTTTCCCTTGCAATTGCTGAAAAATATCTGGCAGAAGAGAAAAATGAAAAAGATGAAGAGCAGACAATCTGCCACTTGCATCAAAAAATAGTGCGATTAAAACATCGCATGTGTCCAAAAGGAATGCATACCTTAGGCAAGATGCCGGAAGGCAAAGAAAAAATGGAGTACATACGAATGGTATTGGCTTACGATGGCGGGGCAGAAGGTAATCTAAGTAGGCTTATTGCTGAAATTATAGGCTTAGATTACGATGAATTGTTAGAAAAACCATACAGTTATAGTCAAGCTTTTGCTAAGACCTATGACGAACTGCTCGACGCAATTGCAGAATATGAAAAAGAATTTATTGCTATGTTCATCATAGGCAATGAACATAGCGAATTAGTGGCGCGGTTTATTCTTGGGGAGCAAATAAAATCTTATGAAAAAATTTCAAAATTAGATTGCTGGCAACAGCGAATTAAAAAAATGTCTTTGGACATAGATGCATCTGATGAAATTCAGGGCATTTTGCAGGGATTAACGGGTGGGTATTTACCAACGGGGCCAGCAGGCCTTATTATTCGTGGGCGCAGTAATGTTTTACCGACGGGAAGAAATTTCTATAGTGTAGATCCTACGGGGATTCCAACGAAGGCAGCCTGGAAAATAGGTCAAAACTTAGCCGAAGAATTAATTCTGCGTTATCAAAAAGAATCCGGAAGATATCCGGAAAATTGTGCGATTGTTTTATGGGCTTCGGATTGCATGTGGTCAGATGGGGAAGTCGTTGCGCAAATTCTCGCATTGCTTGGCGTTGTGCCAAAGTGGAATGAAAGTGGGAAAATTCAAGGCTTTACGGTGCAAGCAATTGATGAGCTAAAACGTCCGCGCATTGATGTTACGCTTAGAATCAGTGGGGTATTACGGGATGCTTATCCCAATATTCCCGAATATCTCAATGAAGTGATTCAGACTGTTGCACGACTACCGGAACCTATACATGAAAATTTTGTAAGAAAGCATACCTTAGAAAATTTAGCAGAAGATACGCCAGAGAGTTGGGAAATTGCAGCGACGAGAATTTTTGGCGGGCAGGAAAATACCTATGGAACGGGGATTAACCTTGCAATTTTAGCTTCAGCTTGGCAAAATGAGCAAGATTTAGCAGATGTTTTTTTAACATGGAGCGCTCATCTCTATGGAAGCAATGGTAGTGCAAAAACTTCCTTACAACAATTAAAAAACCAGCTGGCAACCGTTGACCTTATCTATAATAAATCGTCGAATGATGCACATGATTTATTAGGTTCGGCTTCACATTTTAGCTATATGGGCGGTCTTGCAACGACAGCAAAGCTCTTGCAAAAAAATCGTGAAATCAAAATGTATTATGGCGATACGCGCAATGAGCGAAAAGTAAGAATTGCTAGTTTAGATGAAGAAATCGCCGAAACAGTGCAGACGAGGTTATTCAATCCTCAATGGATGGAAGGCATGAAAGAGAATGGTTATAAGGGTGCTGGGGAAATCGCGAAACGCATTGCCAATGTTTATGGATGGGATGCAACAAGTGGAGCAGTAGGGGATTGGATATTTGATGCGATTGCCCAAACTTACATTATGGATAAAGATATGCAGGCGTGGTTTAAAGAGCATAATCCATGGGCAATGGAAGATATCAATCGTCGTATGCTTGAAGCTGTGCAGAGAAATTTATGGAAGCCTGAAAACGAGGTTTTAGAAGCGTTGAAAAAATCACATTTAGAAGTAGAAGGCTGGATGGAAGAGTCCGTTGGTGAAATTGATGGGGATTTTCAAGGCAGTGCAGTGAATCTTTATACACCAGAGGATGTTCCGGCGTGGAAAGCTAGGTTATTAAAGTAG
- the cobN gene encoding cobaltochelatase subunit CobN, translating to MKKIIFVTNKERQGSMMQQALNLLVAEKRLASVHEVYRVNHDTIWSTYTQVEFMEADFVIFSWMGMSDDHPFFQKALKLLKQQKIKYCLLANTQEAKNADAFCLEIQAEIERYLNFGGIANYTNLWLYVVEKIFQEKTSYQIPKKLHWNGIFHPAHVEPILDIESYWNNYCATDKMTIGILFSREEWIWQDLDYQTSLIEEIKAQGMNAIAVFCLWAGNKAEDVSGIDDTVKQFFYRQGKVIVDTVITTFKFSLTVGKRIEKDFLQSLNVPILQAYTLRKEYEEWRKSTDGMDPVEISSVLALSEFDGVIHSLPVANKKIAEDGTISYVPNHERLRRVVQKAKKWANLRHKSNVEKKVAIVFHNVPANNSNVGSAAGLDSPASIRNLLKRMQEEGYFVDHVPPDGQIFIEELLAGVTNDRRFLTDKQIENTPARVTKQEYLNFFSTLPKKTQMELTTHWGDAPGDVFCYDDELLIPGILNGNIFISVQSPRGFGEDPGKILHSPDAPPPHHYLAYYHWIRDVWQADAVMHIGTHGSLEWLPGKSAALSDTCYPDLALGDLPNLYPYLITIVGEGTQAKRRGSACLIGHLPAPMSHAGAYEEMAELEKYLEEYIHFKVYQPANLETVKAKINEKVLALNLSEDMKTKPTENFDDYVQELHCYITDIKNLQIRTGLHILGNAPTNQLLQDYLLALTNSEHDDLPSLPKAITKAFQLDYYLLLEKSGQISADGITSNGIVLDKIRTYCQEVISVLADTSYDMDRLGQLQYLDWYKGLAEESKSEIQRVAAFICKELVGNLEKTTQEIENCLSGLSGKYVEPGPAGAPTSGAIEVLPTGRNFYGVDPSKLPSPIGWTLGKSLADSVISRYLAEEGCYPENIGMILWCGANLRSRGQCVAEFLYLLGVKPVWKKGSMRVVGLEVIPLEELKRPRIDVTSRISGLFRDGMPAAMKWLDEAVRIVGELDEDIEANYVRKHMLSDAEEMKKEGVAPKDAWQQVGCRLFGCKPGAYGAGVGNALEAKNWETVDDLAQIYLQWGAHAYGGQQNGTYRPNLFTKRLSVMDITIKNEDNREATMLDSDDFNAFHGGLIAAVRSFKGSAPRSYCGDSSDRQKVVVRSLGEEFKRIFRGEVINPKHIEGMKKHGYKGAADLAGAIARCYDWDATSCVMENWMYEKIAAKYALNKEMQDWMRKVNPWALQRIAEKLLEAQQRQMWQAKSETLEELKSLYLSIEGELEERSED from the coding sequence ATGAAGAAAATAATTTTTGTAACGAACAAAGAACGTCAAGGGAGTATGATGCAACAGGCATTGAATCTATTAGTCGCAGAAAAAAGACTAGCCAGCGTACATGAAGTCTATCGCGTGAATCATGATACCATTTGGAGTACGTATACACAGGTAGAATTTATGGAGGCGGATTTCGTTATTTTCTCATGGATGGGAATGAGTGATGACCATCCTTTCTTCCAGAAAGCACTTAAACTTTTAAAACAACAAAAAATAAAGTATTGCCTTTTAGCGAATACACAAGAGGCAAAAAACGCAGATGCATTTTGTTTAGAAATTCAAGCTGAAATTGAACGGTACTTGAATTTTGGCGGGATTGCAAACTATACGAATTTATGGCTTTATGTTGTTGAAAAAATTTTTCAAGAGAAGACCTCGTACCAGATACCAAAAAAACTGCATTGGAATGGAATTTTTCATCCAGCACATGTTGAGCCGATTTTAGATATTGAGTCCTATTGGAATAACTATTGTGCAACAGACAAGATGACCATCGGAATATTGTTTTCTAGGGAAGAATGGATATGGCAGGATCTTGATTATCAAACATCATTAATAGAGGAAATAAAAGCACAGGGCATGAATGCGATAGCGGTTTTCTGCTTATGGGCAGGAAACAAAGCGGAGGATGTTTCGGGAATTGATGACACGGTAAAACAATTTTTTTATCGTCAGGGCAAAGTCATTGTCGATACGGTAATTACTACCTTTAAATTTTCGTTGACCGTTGGTAAAAGAATCGAAAAAGATTTTTTGCAGAGCTTGAACGTACCTATTTTGCAAGCGTACACTTTGCGTAAGGAGTATGAAGAGTGGCGAAAGAGTACAGATGGAATGGATCCGGTAGAGATTTCTAGTGTTCTTGCGCTAAGTGAATTTGATGGTGTCATTCATTCGTTGCCAGTTGCCAATAAAAAAATTGCGGAAGATGGAACGATTTCATATGTGCCAAATCATGAGAGATTGCGACGCGTGGTACAGAAAGCAAAAAAATGGGCAAACTTGCGTCATAAATCAAATGTAGAGAAAAAAGTTGCGATAGTTTTTCATAATGTGCCGGCAAATAATTCAAATGTTGGAAGTGCTGCTGGACTAGATTCGCCGGCAAGTATTAGGAATTTATTAAAGAGAATGCAGGAAGAAGGATACTTTGTTGACCACGTTCCGCCAGATGGTCAAATCTTTATCGAAGAATTGCTAGCTGGCGTAACGAATGATCGGCGGTTTTTAACGGATAAACAGATAGAAAATACACCCGCTAGAGTAACTAAACAGGAGTATTTGAATTTCTTTTCAACGCTTCCGAAAAAGACTCAAATGGAGCTAACTACGCATTGGGGAGATGCGCCTGGTGATGTGTTTTGTTACGATGATGAACTGCTTATCCCGGGGATTTTAAATGGGAACATTTTTATTAGTGTGCAGTCGCCGCGGGGATTTGGTGAAGACCCGGGGAAAATACTACATTCGCCTGATGCACCGCCGCCACATCATTATTTGGCGTATTATCATTGGATTCGCGATGTATGGCAAGCGGATGCAGTGATGCATATTGGTACGCATGGTTCACTAGAATGGCTACCAGGGAAAAGTGCGGCATTATCAGATACTTGTTATCCGGATTTAGCACTTGGTGATTTGCCGAATCTTTATCCGTATTTGATTACGATTGTCGGTGAGGGAACACAGGCAAAAAGACGCGGATCAGCTTGTTTGATTGGGCATTTACCAGCACCGATGAGCCATGCGGGCGCTTATGAAGAAATGGCCGAGTTGGAAAAATATTTAGAAGAGTACATACATTTTAAAGTTTATCAGCCGGCAAATCTTGAGACGGTAAAAGCAAAGATTAATGAAAAAGTTTTAGCGTTAAATCTAAGCGAGGATATGAAAACGAAGCCAACAGAAAACTTTGATGACTATGTACAAGAGTTGCATTGCTACATTACGGATATTAAAAATTTGCAAATTCGGACGGGGTTACATATTTTAGGAAATGCGCCAACAAATCAACTTCTACAAGATTATCTGCTGGCATTAACGAACTCTGAACACGATGACTTGCCTTCACTTCCTAAAGCGATCACAAAAGCGTTCCAGCTGGATTATTACTTATTATTAGAAAAAAGTGGACAGATTTCTGCGGATGGAATAACGAGTAATGGCATCGTTTTAGATAAAATTCGTACCTATTGTCAGGAAGTCATCAGCGTGTTAGCTGATACGTCTTATGATATGGATCGGTTAGGGCAGTTACAGTATTTGGACTGGTATAAAGGATTGGCGGAAGAATCAAAGAGCGAGATTCAGCGTGTTGCTGCATTTATTTGTAAGGAATTAGTCGGTAATTTAGAAAAGACAACGCAAGAAATTGAAAACTGTTTGTCTGGATTATCTGGGAAATATGTTGAACCTGGCCCGGCTGGAGCACCGACGAGCGGAGCAATCGAAGTTTTGCCAACCGGAAGAAATTTTTATGGGGTTGATCCAAGTAAATTACCTTCGCCAATTGGTTGGACTTTAGGCAAGTCTTTAGCGGATAGTGTTATTTCGCGTTATTTGGCAGAAGAAGGGTGCTACCCTGAAAACATTGGGATGATTCTTTGGTGTGGGGCAAATTTAAGAAGTCGTGGACAATGCGTGGCGGAGTTTTTATATTTATTAGGGGTTAAACCCGTGTGGAAAAAAGGCAGTATGCGTGTCGTAGGCTTGGAAGTTATTCCTTTAGAAGAATTAAAGCGTCCGCGTATCGATGTAACGTCAAGAATCAGCGGTTTGTTTAGAGACGGAATGCCAGCGGCAATGAAATGGTTAGATGAAGCAGTGCGTATCGTCGGTGAACTTGATGAAGATATTGAAGCAAATTATGTTCGCAAGCATATGCTTAGCGATGCTGAGGAAATGAAAAAAGAAGGCGTTGCGCCAAAAGATGCTTGGCAACAGGTCGGCTGTAGACTTTTTGGCTGTAAACCCGGTGCATATGGTGCTGGGGTTGGTAATGCATTAGAAGCGAAAAATTGGGAAACTGTAGACGATTTAGCGCAAATTTATTTGCAATGGGGCGCACATGCTTATGGCGGACAGCAAAATGGAACGTATAGGCCAAACTTGTTCACAAAGCGATTATCGGTCATGGATATTACGATTAAAAATGAAGATAACCGCGAGGCAACGATGCTGGATTCAGATGATTTTAATGCATTTCATGGCGGATTAATTGCAGCTGTTCGCAGTTTTAAAGGGTCTGCGCCGCGCTCATATTGTGGAGACAGCTCAGATCGGCAAAAAGTTGTTGTGCGCAGTTTAGGAGAAGAGTTTAAACGGATTTTTCGCGGGGAAGTGATCAATCCGAAACATATTGAAGGAATGAAAAAACATGGCTATAAAGGTGCGGCAGATTTAGCTGGGGCGATTGCTCGTTGCTATGATTGGGATGCGACTAGCTGTGTAATGGAAAATTGGATGTATGAAAAAATTGCTGCAAAATATGCGTTAAATAAAGAGATGCAGGACTGGATGAGAAAGGTGAATCCGTGGGCTTTGCAGAGGATTGCGGAAAAACTTTTAGAGGCACAGCAACGTCAAATGTGGCAGGCGAAATCGGAGACTTTAGAGGAATTAAAATCACTTTACTTATCAATTGAAGGTGAACTGGAAGAGCGAAGTGAGGATTAA
- a CDS encoding carbon-nitrogen hydrolase family protein, with protein sequence MKIALLHLNLSGGPQEKNLEVLCKSIKMAANSGAKWILTPEMALQGYFFTQLGREYVWEKEITNIIQPVLDLAKELQVTVFLGCGELDHDDGKKYNSCLIIDTKGEIIDKHRKLKIVGSATEGWSTAGKRLTCLRYEGVSIGVLVCADAWYGENGAQLGEMGAELILVIAAWPPGCGGPPEKAWERCSKMSGGRPVIVCNQTGNTRGMNCFIAKSAAIIDGELKFSYQGEAAILMMDFNKKEKVFTSTQFNIISFT encoded by the coding sequence ATGAAAATTGCATTATTACATTTAAATTTAAGTGGCGGACCACAAGAAAAAAACCTAGAGGTTTTATGTAAATCAATAAAAATGGCAGCAAACTCTGGTGCAAAATGGATTCTTACGCCAGAGATGGCATTGCAAGGATATTTTTTTACGCAACTGGGTCGAGAATATGTTTGGGAGAAAGAGATTACGAATATCATTCAACCTGTTTTAGATTTGGCAAAGGAATTACAGGTTACAGTTTTTCTCGGGTGTGGTGAACTCGATCATGACGATGGGAAAAAGTATAACAGTTGTTTGATTATTGATACAAAAGGAGAAATTATCGACAAGCATCGGAAACTTAAAATTGTAGGGTCGGCAACGGAAGGTTGGTCAACTGCTGGTAAAAGATTGACTTGTTTGCGTTATGAGGGAGTATCTATAGGAGTGTTGGTTTGTGCCGATGCATGGTATGGAGAAAATGGAGCGCAGCTTGGTGAAATGGGAGCAGAATTAATTCTTGTTATTGCTGCTTGGCCACCAGGCTGTGGCGGCCCTCCGGAGAAAGCTTGGGAACGCTGCTCTAAAATGAGTGGTGGACGCCCTGTGATTGTTTGCAACCAAACGGGAAATACACGCGGAATGAATTGTTTTATTGCGAAAAGTGCGGCAATTATCGATGGAGAGCTGAAGTTTTCCTATCAGGGGGAAGCTGCAATATTAATGATGGACTTTAATAAAAAGGAAAAAGTATTTACTAGTACGCAATTTAATATCATTTCATTTACATAA
- a CDS encoding ABC transporter substrate-binding protein has product MMKNKWKQKYQIGLILCSIFIFLLCCGCGKNGESQLSQDAYEVMDSQGTVVKIPHKPNKILTLSMHTDIIALGMVTTDKMVGVNALLDDPYSSNIVEKAKKIPVKIKDPSPEQVFALKPDLIIASGWTPADTVSSLRELGFPVIVTPEVATLADTQATIKLIAQALKEEEKGDLILAKMKEELADIQAKVEQIPENQRKKIVLISLMTTYGGSGCTFDAMCNYAGVINGVAAAGIKNGQVLTKEMIVGINPDIFLMPSYQDHGTYDVGEFNQEYLNDPSLQTVTAIKNNGLRYPREGYIYNASQDFVYGVKEIAYAVYGDAFAQPANQHISFSGE; this is encoded by the coding sequence ATGATGAAAAATAAATGGAAGCAAAAATATCAAATTGGGTTGATTTTATGCAGCATTTTTATATTCCTCTTATGCTGCGGGTGTGGGAAAAACGGAGAAAGTCAACTTTCTCAAGATGCTTATGAGGTCATGGATAGCCAAGGAACCGTGGTAAAGATTCCGCATAAGCCAAATAAAATTTTAACCTTGTCTATGCATACGGACATTATTGCATTAGGCATGGTGACTACAGATAAAATGGTTGGGGTTAATGCTTTATTAGATGATCCTTATAGCTCTAATATTGTTGAAAAGGCGAAGAAGATTCCCGTAAAAATCAAAGACCCTTCGCCGGAGCAGGTTTTTGCATTAAAACCAGATTTAATTATTGCCAGTGGCTGGACACCCGCTGATACTGTATCTTCTTTAAGGGAATTAGGATTTCCGGTCATTGTTACTCCAGAGGTGGCTACCTTAGCTGATACACAAGCTACGATTAAATTAATTGCGCAAGCACTAAAAGAAGAAGAAAAAGGTGACTTAATCTTAGCAAAAATGAAGGAGGAACTTGCAGATATTCAAGCAAAGGTTGAGCAAATACCTGAAAATCAGCGAAAAAAAATTGTCTTGATTTCTTTGATGACGACTTATGGCGGAAGTGGCTGTACCTTTGATGCGATGTGTAATTATGCAGGCGTTATCAATGGCGTAGCGGCAGCCGGAATAAAAAATGGACAAGTATTAACGAAAGAAATGATTGTAGGAATTAATCCGGATATTTTCTTAATGCCTTCCTATCAAGATCATGGAACTTACGATGTCGGCGAATTTAATCAGGAATATTTAAATGATCCATCACTTCAAACGGTTACTGCAATTAAAAATAATGGCTTGCGTTACCCTAGAGAAGGGTATATTTATAACGCTTCGCAAGATTTTGTCTATGGAGTAAAGGAGATTGCTTATGCCGTTTATGGGGATGCGTTTGCACAACCTGCGAATCAGCATATTTCATTTTCAGGTGAATGA